The genomic segment TCAGCAACTTCTTCAAAGTTATCGTTTTCAAGTAAACGCATTAGAAAAAGTTTTTCTTGTTTTAAGCCTGTATCCCATAAGCGGAGATAACACATGTCTACGTTCATTACTTCAGAAATTTGTAGTCGGATTAGTACATCTTGTCCGCATTCAACCGCTCCAAACGGTTCCCGAAAAACTCGTTCTTGAGAATGATGTCGTATCTTAACTTCCATATCCACTCTCCATATCAACTTTTTGAAGCGGGTAAATTTCAGATCAAATCTTCATAAAGTTTCAGATAAGCCTGAGCAGAACGATCCCAACTGAAATCGGTATGCAAGGCATTTTCTTTAAGAATAGACCAGGCTTGCTGATCTTCATGGAACAGCTTCACAGCATGCTGAATCACATACAAAAAATCATGAGCATTATAGTTTTCAAAATGGAAGCCATTCCCTCGCTCTGGATCATCGTCAAAGGATAAGACTGTATCAGTTAAACCTCCCGTATTGCGCACGATGGGGATTGTTCCATAGCGCATGGCCATCATTTGTGACATACCACAGGGTTCAAAGCGCGAAGGCATAAGCAGGATATCTGCACCACCATAGATTTGGTGCGCTAATTCATTATCAAAGGAAAGTTTCGCAGCGACATTCTGTGGATATTTTTGAGCGAAATAACGTAGCATGTCCTCATACTGCGACTCTCCGGTACCAAGTACCACGAATTGTACATCGAGTGCGAGGATTTCTTCGAATACACGTGCTAAAAGATCTAAACCCTTTTGATCGGCTAAACGCGTCACCATGGCGAGCAAGGGGGCCTTATCATTAACCGGTAATTTCAACAGACTTTGCAAATGCTTTTTATTTTTTTGTTTAGCCTGCGATGAGGAAGAGAAGGGGTATTTTATAAAAGGATCTTTATTCGGATTGAAGACATCATAATCCAGTCCATTAACAATGCCGATCAAATGATCCGACCGTTTTTTAAATACGCCTTCTAAGTGTTCTCCAAAGTAGGGTGTTTGAATCTCCCGAGCATAAGTTGGACTAACGGTGGTCACCCTATCCGCATATAGAAGACCTGCTTTCATAAAATTGACCGCTTGATTAAATTCAAGAGTATCTGGAGTAAAATATTCTTCGCCAAGCCCAATGATATCTTCCAAAACTTCCTTACCAAAAATCCCCTGGTACTTAAGATTATGAATTGTAAATACGGTCTTAATCTGGTAATGGCACGGATTATGCTGATAAAATTCTTCCAGCATCAAAGGGATCAGTGCCGTATGCCAGTCATGACAGTGCAAAATAGTGGTGTGACATTCGGGGAGATGTTCAAGGCTTTCCAGGACAGCTCTAGAAAAAAATGTGAATTGTTCAGCTTTGTCAAACTCATCATAGATGCTATTGCGTTTGAAATAATATTCATTATCTATGAAATAGAAAGGAATGCCTTGATAAACCATTTCTTCTAAACCACAGTATTGATTCCGCCAAGCGACTTGAACCTGGAAATGAGTAATCTGTTTAAACTCTTGGCGAAAGTTTTCTTGGATTAAGCTATATTTGGGCATAATCACACGAACATCAGCACCTTGTCTATGTAAAGCAGCAGGTAAGGAACCTGCCACATCGCCCAAGCCACCGGTTTTAATAAAAGGGGCAGCCTCCGCAACTGCAAATACAATCGTCATGGTTATTCTTCCCTCCTTAGAGCAACAGTTTTTTAGGCATCATCAGGGGATGATTTTGTCGTCCATTTAATATATTCCCAGCCTCCACTTCTAAGGACTTATCAAGAATCACATAATCTAATTTTGCTTCAGCCCGAATTACACACTTTTGTAAAATAATACTGTTCTTAATATGGGCACCCTTTTCTACAATCACCCCCCGTGAAAGGACAGAATTTTCCACTTCTCCGTTGATGACACACCCGCTCGAAATGAGACTGTTTCTGACCCGTGCGTGAGATTCAAAGGAAGTTGGAGGGTTATCAATAATCTTCGTGTGAATTCGATTCGGCCCCAATAATAAGTTCTTACGCGTTTCCAGATCTAAAAAATCCATGTTTCCTTTAAAATAGTCTTGAATCGAGCTAATGCGCTTCATATAACCTGTATAAGAATATTGATAAACCTTAAGCAAACTTATATTTT from the Desulfitobacterium metallireducens DSM 15288 genome contains:
- the glgA gene encoding glycogen synthase GlgA, which encodes MTIVFAVAEAAPFIKTGGLGDVAGSLPAALHRQGADVRVIMPKYSLIQENFRQEFKQITHFQVQVAWRNQYCGLEEMVYQGIPFYFIDNEYYFKRNSIYDEFDKAEQFTFFSRAVLESLEHLPECHTTILHCHDWHTALIPLMLEEFYQHNPCHYQIKTVFTIHNLKYQGIFGKEVLEDIIGLGEEYFTPDTLEFNQAVNFMKAGLLYADRVTTVSPTYAREIQTPYFGEHLEGVFKKRSDHLIGIVNGLDYDVFNPNKDPFIKYPFSSSSQAKQKNKKHLQSLLKLPVNDKAPLLAMVTRLADQKGLDLLARVFEEILALDVQFVVLGTGESQYEDMLRYFAQKYPQNVAAKLSFDNELAHQIYGGADILLMPSRFEPCGMSQMMAMRYGTIPIVRNTGGLTDTVLSFDDDPERGNGFHFENYNAHDFLYVIQHAVKLFHEDQQAWSILKENALHTDFSWDRSAQAYLKLYEDLI